One Arvicanthis niloticus isolate mArvNil1 chromosome 3, mArvNil1.pat.X, whole genome shotgun sequence DNA segment encodes these proteins:
- the Ebi3 gene encoding interleukin-27 subunit beta — MSKLLLLSLALWASCSPDNTGTALVALSQPRVRCHASRYPVAVDCSWTPLQAPNSTRAMSFIATYRLGVTTQQQSQPCLQRTPQASQCTIPHVHLFSTVPYVLNVTAVHPGGASSSLLAFVAEQIIKPDPPESVRLRTAGHRLQVLWHPPASWPFPDVFSLKYRLRYRRRGASHFHQVGPIEATTFTLRNAKPHAKYCIQVSAQDLTDYGKPSDWSLPGQVERAPQKP, encoded by the exons ATGTCCAAGCTGCTCCTCCTGTCACTTGCCCTCTGGGCCAGCTGCTCCCCTGATAACACTGGGACAG CTCTAGTGGCTCTGAGCCAGCCCAGAGTGCGATGCCACGCTTCTCGGTACCCCGTGGCCGTGGACTGCTCCTGGACACCGCTCCAGGCTCCCAACTCCACCAGAGCCATGTCCTTCATTGCCACTTACAG GCTCGGCGTGACCACCCAACAGCAGAGCCAGCCCTGCCTACAACGGACGCCCCAGGCCTCCCAATGCACCATCCCCCATGTGCACCTGTTCTCCACAGTGCCCTATGTGCTAAATGTCACTGCAGTGCACCCTGGCGGTGCCAGCAGCAGCCTCCTAGCCTTTGTGGCTGAACAAATCA TCAAGCCCGACCCTCCGGAAAGCGTGCGCCTGCGCACAGCGGGGCACCGCCTGCAGGTGCTTTGGCATCCCCCTGCTTCCTGGCCCTTCCCGGACGTCTTCTCTCTCAAGTACCGACTCCGCTACCGGCGCCGTGGAGCCTCTCACTTCCACCAG GTGGGACCCATTGAAGCCACCACTTTCACCCTCAGGAACGCGAAACCCCATGCCAAGTACTGTATCCAGGTGTCAGCCCAGGACCTCACAGATTATGGGAAACCAAGTGACTGGAGCCTCCCTGGGCAAGTAGAGAGGGCGCCCCAGAAGCCCTGA